In the Paenibacillus sp. FSL H7-0357 genome, one interval contains:
- a CDS encoding LysR family transcriptional regulator produces the protein MTLTQLQVLIAVSEHKNFTRAADALGFTQSAVSQMINSLEKELGILLFHRNRRGISTSYIGERMIQHAREILRITSCMREESSASLGLEAGTLRIGVIPSVSAKVLPGLIGSFRELFPQIDIVLFEGSYEEIHSWISGSVIDVGFTTTPDKELHTFPLLQDQMKVFVSNDSPLKDEPFLTFDQLRGKCFIMVKDYGIQKLLQEHGNVPNITFEVRDPATILSMVQERVGVTILPELFMPEVLPKVTAVPLRPAITREVVLAVRDFQYVSPVAAEFIVHSQNYMKKVETAGL, from the coding sequence ATGACACTTACGCAGCTACAAGTTCTAATTGCAGTATCGGAGCACAAAAATTTTACCAGAGCGGCAGATGCATTGGGGTTTACGCAGTCGGCGGTATCGCAAATGATCAACAGTCTGGAGAAGGAATTGGGAATCTTGTTGTTTCACCGCAACCGGCGCGGCATCTCCACGAGCTACATCGGTGAACGGATGATTCAGCATGCCCGGGAAATTTTGCGTATTACATCATGCATGAGAGAGGAATCCTCTGCTTCCTTGGGATTGGAAGCGGGAACACTTCGTATCGGAGTCATTCCCAGTGTATCCGCTAAGGTGCTTCCCGGCTTAATCGGTTCGTTCCGGGAGCTGTTTCCTCAGATTGATATTGTCTTGTTTGAGGGGAGCTACGAAGAGATTCACAGCTGGATCTCCGGCTCCGTAATAGATGTCGGCTTTACCACCACGCCTGACAAAGAGCTACATACGTTTCCGTTGCTTCAGGATCAAATGAAGGTGTTTGTTTCAAACGATAGTCCGCTGAAAGACGAACCGTTTCTCACTTTCGACCAACTGAGGGGCAAATGCTTTATTATGGTTAAAGACTATGGCATCCAAAAACTGTTACAGGAGCATGGCAATGTACCGAACATCACCTTCGAGGTGAGGGATCCGGCCACAATCCTCTCCATGGTGCAGGAAAGGGTCGGGGTCACCATCCTGCCCGAACTGTTCATGCCGGAGGTATTGCCAAAAGTGACGGCTGTTCCCCTTCGACCAGCCATAACTCGCGAGGTCGTACTTGCCGTACGTGACTTTCAGTACGTTTCTCCGGTGGCCGCAGAGTTTATTGTACACAGTCAAAATTATATGAAGAAAGTGGAAACAGCTGGACTCTGA
- a CDS encoding iron-sulfur cluster biosynthesis family protein, which yields MQIQLDPLTSGRLEESLNDKPGSFKLFYDTEDCGCNGVLVLLIVNEPNTTDIVFQQQPFVFLCDRQQESLFDEVMTLEADEHYPSYKLTSDSTLFGSNIRVRDARQ from the coding sequence ATGCAAATTCAACTGGATCCCTTAACTTCCGGACGACTTGAAGAAAGTCTTAATGATAAACCCGGATCCTTCAAATTATTCTATGACACGGAAGATTGCGGCTGCAACGGTGTTTTGGTTTTGTTGATCGTAAATGAACCTAATACAACGGATATCGTCTTCCAGCAGCAACCCTTCGTCTTTCTCTGCGACCGCCAGCAGGAATCATTATTTGATGAGGTGATGACTCTGGAAGCCGACGAACATTATCCATCCTACAAGCTGACAAGCGATTCCACTTTATTCGGAAGCAATATCAGAGTGAGAGATGCGCGGCAATAA
- a CDS encoding antibiotic biosynthesis monooxygenase family protein — MSNFAKTPQPPYYAVIFSSQRTEGDHGYDSMAENMVTLVSKQPGFLGVESVRDSLGFGVTISYWESLEAIKNWKANEAHGLAQEKGKTDWYENYITRICKVEREYSLNEV, encoded by the coding sequence ATGAGTAATTTTGCTAAAACACCACAACCGCCTTATTACGCGGTTATCTTCTCGAGTCAACGTACCGAAGGAGATCATGGATACGATAGCATGGCAGAGAATATGGTAACATTGGTGTCCAAACAACCAGGTTTTTTGGGTGTGGAAAGTGTCCGGGATTCGCTTGGTTTTGGGGTAACGATCTCTTACTGGGAATCCTTGGAGGCCATTAAAAATTGGAAAGCAAACGAAGCGCATGGATTAGCACAGGAAAAAGGGAAAACGGATTGGTACGAAAATTACATCACGAGAATCTGTAAAGTAGAAAGAGAATACTCCCTAAATGAAGTCTAA
- a CDS encoding MFS transporter — MSSNITQAQPVLSIWRSPAFMILLGTGAIMALGNKIYELALPLILYDLTKSSVVMSTMRGIEFLPNLLLAMFIGVLVDRVHKKRWSLTAILLQIVILAGLYAAIEMGSHSLWLLYIAGFLLMTFGYAYSNARVAMVKQSLPKSMLTPANASYNFVTTFVGIAGPVLSGLLLILPNLHVSLLITAVAFTLAFITLSCIRTHEETASPSSKRDGFWKELHAGWIELRTNQLLWTMTIAVIFLNSTSGMVDTTIIFFAKDELKLGNALLGLVFSAAGIGGLAGSLLIGKLRGYFTVGQLITLSSLCVGLTSIIFYWSHSAYVLAFGLFLYGLFETISTVSIWTFRQETTPYQLIGRVSGITGSIFKLGMPFAIMASGWISELSGPRTVFLITLSINMLIFAGCLFSPLWKHRGAIKG; from the coding sequence ATGTCATCCAACATAACGCAAGCGCAGCCGGTGCTATCCATTTGGCGCAGTCCGGCTTTTATGATTCTATTAGGGACAGGTGCGATCATGGCGTTGGGGAACAAGATCTATGAGCTTGCCCTCCCGCTCATCTTGTATGATCTCACGAAGTCCTCCGTGGTTATGTCGACGATGAGGGGCATTGAATTCCTGCCGAATTTGCTGCTCGCGATGTTCATTGGCGTACTGGTAGACAGGGTACATAAGAAAAGGTGGTCTTTAACGGCTATTCTGCTGCAGATCGTAATTCTCGCGGGGTTGTACGCGGCTATCGAAATGGGGAGTCATTCTCTTTGGCTGTTGTACATTGCGGGTTTTCTGCTGATGACCTTTGGGTATGCCTATTCTAACGCCCGGGTTGCCATGGTGAAGCAATCGCTTCCCAAGTCTATGCTCACCCCGGCAAATGCATCCTACAATTTCGTGACGACCTTTGTCGGGATCGCCGGACCCGTATTAAGCGGCTTGTTGCTCATCCTACCCAATCTCCATGTATCTCTGCTGATTACGGCGGTTGCATTCACCTTGGCCTTCATTACACTTTCCTGTATTCGAACCCATGAAGAGACCGCATCGCCTTCTTCGAAGCGAGACGGCTTCTGGAAAGAGCTGCATGCAGGCTGGATTGAATTACGCACGAACCAGTTATTATGGACGATGACGATCGCCGTTATTTTTCTGAACAGCACGTCAGGGATGGTGGATACGACAATTATTTTTTTCGCAAAAGATGAACTGAAGCTCGGGAACGCGCTACTTGGCCTCGTTTTCTCGGCTGCTGGAATCGGAGGACTGGCAGGAAGCCTGCTGATCGGTAAATTGCGGGGTTATTTCACAGTTGGACAGCTGATTACGTTATCCAGTTTATGCGTCGGGTTGACGAGTATCATCTTTTATTGGTCGCACTCTGCTTATGTACTTGCCTTCGGTCTGTTTCTATACGGTTTGTTTGAGACGATAAGCACGGTAAGCATCTGGACGTTCCGCCAGGAGACGACACCTTATCAGCTAATTGGCCGGGTCAGCGGAATTACGGGATCAATCTTCAAGCTGGGGATGCCCTTCGCCATTATGGCGTCGGGCTGGATCTCTGAGCTGTCGGGGCCGCGCACGGTGTTCCTGATTACGCTAAGCATAAATATGCTTATATTCGCAGGTTGTCTGTTTAGTCCATTATGGAAACATCGCGGGGCGATAAAGGGATAA
- a CDS encoding sedoheptulokinase yields the protein MKYIGLDIGTTSISGLVYDLEQRTVLHTISDEGGNTPTGSAEWERLQDPERILLQVEDILEQLVSWEPDVSGIGLTGQMHGILYINRNGQHVSPLYTWQDGRGGLPYDASLSYAQKLSESTGYPVTPGYGLATHYYNLLHDLVPNDASSFCTIADYVALRLAGCDVPRIDATQAAAIGCYSFLLNDFDRTALAEAGIVSKMLPQVVPSGTVVGLTSHGIPVYTSLGDNQASFLGSVPAPDQSLLLNIGTGSQLSVLLPEGMEQVDGMEMRPYPGGGVLMVGAALSGGKSYALLEHFFRQIIEAYTGEAAEEVYSIMDRLLKDNPAGSQGLTVHSQFLGTRSNPSTRGSIEGISLDNFTPGKLAHAFLEGMVDELHVFYTALGMKTGRTYDYIVGSGNALRANTVLCAKVRSAFRLPFSLSSSQEEAAVGSALCAAVGSGYLSSFREAGEYITLEQSNQTCEVEISSKDKLRLMDKYGLSAPEPQESVIPFISDAEEAERAELPYTQSAGLMESGPRIIPVLPGQSIGPLRLGMTEAEIAKAAAEFPLFYKVEYNGAGSAVFIEIANSGEEWTCSFAGIDLFATMAEKLIIILDQLSPYERNPAETGCTYTFPQLGLTLWRSDALSEADLLTEEYLSLPPDIYEDEKRLLYFESVSVFVLLKEVNDETDAL from the coding sequence GTGAAGTATATCGGGCTGGATATCGGAACGACTTCAATTTCCGGATTGGTGTATGATCTGGAGCAGCGAACAGTGCTTCATACCATTTCGGATGAGGGAGGAAATACCCCTACTGGCTCAGCGGAGTGGGAAAGGCTGCAGGACCCTGAAAGAATTCTCCTGCAAGTGGAAGATATTCTGGAGCAACTGGTATCATGGGAACCGGATGTGTCCGGGATAGGCCTGACCGGACAAATGCACGGTATCCTATATATAAATAGAAATGGGCAACATGTCAGTCCGCTTTATACTTGGCAAGATGGCAGAGGGGGTCTTCCTTACGATGCTTCGCTTTCTTATGCGCAGAAGCTGAGTGAATCGACCGGCTACCCGGTCACTCCAGGCTACGGGCTGGCAACACACTATTATAACCTGCTGCATGATCTTGTTCCGAATGATGCCTCCAGCTTCTGTACGATTGCCGATTATGTGGCATTAAGGTTAGCAGGGTGCGATGTGCCAAGAATCGACGCAACACAAGCTGCTGCGATTGGCTGCTACAGCTTCCTTCTAAATGATTTTGACCGGACAGCCCTTGCTGAGGCAGGAATTGTTTCGAAGATGCTGCCACAGGTTGTACCCTCAGGAACGGTAGTAGGACTCACATCTCACGGAATTCCTGTATACACCTCGCTAGGAGATAATCAGGCAAGCTTTCTGGGAAGTGTACCGGCTCCTGACCAGTCGCTGCTGCTGAACATCGGTACAGGTAGCCAACTGTCGGTGCTGCTGCCGGAGGGTATGGAGCAAGTAGACGGAATGGAAATGCGGCCTTATCCCGGCGGTGGTGTGCTCATGGTAGGTGCTGCACTCAGCGGAGGCAAATCCTACGCTCTTTTGGAGCATTTTTTCCGGCAAATCATCGAAGCTTATACCGGAGAAGCAGCGGAAGAAGTATACAGTATAATGGATCGGCTGTTAAAGGATAATCCGGCGGGTAGCCAGGGGTTAACGGTACACTCACAGTTCCTTGGAACCCGATCAAACCCTAGTACGCGCGGCAGCATAGAAGGCATTTCGCTGGACAATTTCACTCCCGGCAAACTTGCCCATGCCTTTCTGGAGGGGATGGTTGATGAGTTGCACGTATTCTACACGGCTCTTGGGATGAAAACCGGCAGAACCTACGATTATATAGTCGGCTCTGGTAACGCACTGCGTGCCAACACAGTATTATGTGCCAAAGTCCGGTCGGCGTTCAGGCTTCCTTTTAGTCTGAGTAGCTCACAGGAAGAAGCGGCAGTGGGTTCGGCATTATGCGCAGCGGTAGGATCAGGTTACCTAAGCAGCTTCAGAGAAGCCGGAGAATACATAACGCTGGAACAAAGCAATCAAACCTGCGAGGTAGAGATTAGCAGCAAGGATAAACTTCGCCTGATGGACAAATACGGATTGTCTGCTCCAGAGCCACAGGAATCTGTTATACCGTTTATTAGTGATGCTGAAGAAGCAGAGCGTGCAGAACTTCCTTACACGCAGAGTGCAGGTTTAATGGAGTCCGGTCCCCGGATAATCCCTGTTCTGCCCGGACAATCCATTGGCCCGCTGCGGCTTGGAATGACCGAAGCAGAGATCGCGAAAGCCGCAGCGGAATTTCCGTTATTTTATAAAGTAGAATATAACGGTGCCGGATCGGCGGTATTCATCGAAATCGCCAATTCTGGGGAAGAGTGGACCTGCAGTTTTGCCGGGATTGATCTATTTGCTACCATGGCTGAGAAGCTGATAATTATTCTGGATCAATTATCTCCCTATGAACGGAATCCTGCGGAAACCGGATGCACCTATACTTTTCCGCAGCTTGGTCTGACGTTATGGCGGTCCGATGCCCTTAGCGAAGCGGATCTGCTTACTGAAGAGTATTTGTCGCTTCCTCCCGATATTTACGAGGATGAGAAACGGCTGCTGTATTTTGAATCGGTGTCAGTGTTTGTTCTATTAAAGGAGGTTAACGATGAAACGGATGCCCTTTGA
- a CDS encoding SDR family oxidoreductase: protein MRLQDKVAVVTGAASGMGKAIALLYAKEGAKVVVSDIHEEASKGTVDEIKSAGGQAIAVKANVASEADIQNLIDTTVNTYGTLDILVNNAGIMDNFEPAGDIEDDKWDRVFAINTNSVMLSTRKALPIFLDKQKGVIINVASAGGLNGARAGATYTASKHAVVGFSKNTGFMYAQQGIRCNAIAPGAVETNIGSSMTNISQFGMGRTQPGLALNPRVGKPEEIAQVALFLASEESSFVNGTVIVADGGWTAY, encoded by the coding sequence ATGAGACTTCAGGACAAAGTAGCTGTGGTTACGGGGGCAGCTTCAGGAATGGGTAAGGCAATCGCTTTGCTTTATGCAAAAGAAGGTGCCAAGGTCGTAGTTTCAGATATTCACGAAGAAGCTTCTAAAGGCACCGTAGACGAAATCAAGTCAGCCGGAGGCCAGGCTATTGCAGTAAAGGCGAATGTAGCGTCCGAAGCAGACATTCAGAATTTGATAGATACTACAGTGAATACCTATGGCACATTGGATATTCTGGTGAACAATGCCGGAATTATGGATAATTTCGAACCTGCCGGGGATATTGAAGATGACAAATGGGACCGTGTCTTCGCAATCAATACGAACTCCGTAATGCTCTCAACGCGCAAAGCTCTCCCCATCTTTCTTGATAAACAAAAAGGGGTAATTATCAACGTCGCCTCGGCCGGAGGATTAAACGGTGCCCGGGCCGGTGCTACCTATACCGCTTCTAAACATGCCGTTGTGGGTTTCAGCAAGAATACCGGCTTCATGTACGCTCAGCAGGGAATCCGCTGCAATGCTATTGCACCGGGCGCAGTTGAGACTAATATTGGTTCTTCAATGACAAACATTAGTCAATTTGGTATGGGGCGTACCCAGCCAGGACTGGCCCTGAACCCGCGGGTCGGCAAACCGGAAGAAATTGCTCAAGTAGCGCTGTTCCTTGCTTCCGAAGAATCCAGTTTCGTGAACGGAACCGTCATCGTAGCAGATGGCGGCTGGACGGCTTATTAA
- a CDS encoding SagB/ThcOx family dehydrogenase: MHPEWKSICNDFIQATSYAVGDLEKGWAAKYDFSKAPPTYLRYEDAIVHIPLGNPDFPEAPALWELLNNRRTKRNFTNVPLSLNELNLLLWGTQGITANMEGYQLRTTPSAGALYPIETYLLVNNVVGLEKGLYHLDVERWTLEGLKLEDVAQVAYLFTEEQEMTRRAAVNFVWTAVVGRTEDKYNERAYRYIWWDAGHVSQNLHTVGNGLGLGVATIGHWFDNNMNEYLGIDGSSHLSVLMASVGKTTGKGWKHDRRPT; encoded by the coding sequence ATGCATCCTGAGTGGAAGAGCATCTGTAATGATTTTATCCAGGCAACCTCTTACGCTGTCGGCGATTTGGAAAAAGGTTGGGCGGCAAAGTACGACTTTTCTAAAGCTCCGCCTACGTATTTGCGGTATGAAGACGCTATTGTGCATATCCCATTGGGAAATCCGGACTTTCCGGAAGCTCCAGCCCTGTGGGAACTGCTGAACAACCGCCGTACCAAGCGTAATTTCACCAATGTGCCACTTTCATTGAACGAATTAAACCTATTGCTCTGGGGAACACAGGGAATCACTGCAAATATGGAGGGGTATCAACTTCGGACAACGCCTTCCGCAGGAGCACTTTATCCGATTGAAACTTATCTGCTGGTGAATAACGTGGTAGGATTGGAAAAAGGACTGTATCACCTGGATGTGGAGCGATGGACCTTGGAAGGGTTAAAACTGGAGGACGTAGCGCAGGTTGCCTATCTGTTTACGGAGGAGCAGGAGATGACCCGCCGGGCGGCCGTTAACTTTGTTTGGACTGCAGTGGTTGGACGCACGGAAGACAAGTACAACGAACGGGCATATCGGTACATATGGTGGGATGCAGGTCATGTCTCACAGAATCTTCATACTGTCGGGAACGGGTTGGGGCTGGGGGTAGCCACCATAGGCCACTGGTTCGACAATAACATGAACGAATATCTGGGCATCGACGGGAGCAGTCATCTCTCTGTTCTGATGGCATCCGTCGGCAAAACAACGGGAAAAGGCTGGAAGCATGATAGAAGGCCTACTTAA
- the cobA gene encoding uroporphyrinogen-III C-methyltransferase: protein MKQGSISIVGAGPGDPELITVKALRRIQTADVILYDRLVNEELLAYGRKEAMRIYCGKAPGQHSMPQDGIERLMIKHASAGSHVVRLKGGDPFVFGRGGEEALASAAAGILYEVIPGITSAIGAAASAGIPLTHRGLAASFAIVTGSRCHDHAAPVRWDALAHSVDTLVIYMGVSQLSGIREQLLKHGKDAATPVALIENGTTARERTVTGTLGNIDKLATVMKISNPALIIIGEAVKVREQLLALENAARSQIG, encoded by the coding sequence ATGAAACAGGGAAGCATAAGTATTGTTGGAGCAGGACCGGGGGACCCGGAGCTGATTACGGTCAAAGCGCTGCGGCGCATTCAGACTGCGGATGTTATTCTCTATGACCGGCTGGTGAATGAAGAATTGCTCGCTTATGGCAGGAAGGAGGCAATGCGCATCTATTGCGGCAAAGCGCCGGGCCAGCATTCTATGCCGCAGGATGGCATTGAAAGGCTGATGATTAAACACGCTTCCGCCGGCAGCCATGTCGTCCGCTTAAAGGGCGGCGATCCCTTCGTCTTCGGACGGGGCGGGGAAGAAGCGCTTGCCTCTGCTGCTGCGGGAATTCTCTACGAGGTCATTCCCGGCATTACTTCGGCCATCGGTGCAGCGGCTTCCGCTGGAATTCCTTTGACTCATCGCGGCCTCGCCGCCTCATTTGCCATCGTAACCGGCAGCCGCTGCCACGATCATGCTGCTCCTGTCCGCTGGGATGCGCTTGCTCACAGCGTGGATACCCTTGTCATTTACATGGGGGTGAGCCAATTGAGCGGGATCCGCGAACAGCTGCTGAAGCATGGGAAGGATGCTGCAACTCCTGTAGCGCTGATCGAGAATGGGACTACAGCCCGTGAGCGGACGGTGACCGGTACGCTTGGCAACATCGACAAGCTGGCCACGGTTATGAAGATCAGCAATCCGGCACTTATTATCATCGGTGAAGCGGTGAAAGTGAGGGAACAGCTGCTGGCTCTGGAGAATGCCGCACGTTCGCAAATTGGATAA